A region of Shewanella psychromarinicola DNA encodes the following proteins:
- a CDS encoding DUF4397 domain-containing protein: MKRIYPFALCVSLIGLTACSDDDDATVVELVEPEMSYIRVIHAGSDAPLVNVVANGNALLSNVDYAMASDLIEVSATSYDINVDAVLADGTTLTVLEALLDAQDDMEYTAIALGSVADNTLSLKLIENPTMDIAAGYARVQVLHGAPLVGTVDIYVTAPDADISATAPTLSASYLDVSSQIEVPASDYQIRITASGMKEVVYDSGSVALGDMQDYFISAIPNTWSGDSPVALQVSLPGAQLVLNDVNSGADLRVVHAVADAPAVDVFVDGATTPAVDMLSFGDVTGYVNLAQGAHTVTVAADADNDVVVIDNAAVDLGIGMSYSALAVGSLTSNMIEPLVLVEQTRRVATEAKLTVTHAAYSAPEVDVYLTSSADISDATPVLEDVPFKVSSGSISVTPGTYTISVTVANTKDVAIGPLEVTLGASGIYGVAAVDNVGGGAPFGVILLDDFTAM, encoded by the coding sequence ATGAAACGGATATACCCTTTTGCACTATGTGTTTCTTTAATTGGTCTAACAGCTTGCTCAGACGACGATGATGCAACAGTTGTAGAGCTTGTAGAGCCTGAAATGTCATATATACGCGTTATTCATGCTGGCAGCGATGCTCCATTGGTGAATGTTGTGGCTAATGGCAATGCATTGCTGTCGAATGTTGATTATGCGATGGCCAGTGATTTAATCGAAGTGTCAGCAACAAGCTACGACATTAACGTTGATGCTGTGTTGGCAGATGGCACCACGCTAACTGTGTTAGAAGCATTACTTGATGCACAAGATGACATGGAATATACCGCCATTGCGTTAGGTTCTGTTGCAGATAACACCTTGAGTCTAAAATTAATTGAAAACCCAACCATGGACATTGCTGCGGGTTATGCCAGAGTACAAGTGCTGCATGGCGCGCCTTTAGTGGGTACTGTTGATATTTATGTTACGGCTCCTGATGCAGATATAAGCGCTACAGCTCCCACGTTATCGGCAAGCTATTTAGATGTAAGCTCGCAGATTGAAGTGCCCGCTAGCGATTATCAAATTCGTATTACTGCATCTGGAATGAAAGAGGTTGTGTATGACTCAGGTTCTGTTGCGTTAGGCGATATGCAAGATTACTTTATCAGTGCCATTCCTAATACATGGTCTGGAGATTCACCTGTGGCATTGCAAGTGTCGCTACCCGGAGCACAGCTAGTGTTAAATGACGTAAACAGTGGCGCTGATTTACGGGTGGTACATGCCGTTGCTGATGCGCCAGCTGTTGATGTGTTTGTTGACGGCGCCACTACACCAGCTGTAGATATGCTGTCTTTTGGTGATGTGACGGGTTATGTCAACCTTGCTCAAGGTGCTCACACCGTAACCGTTGCCGCGGATGCCGATAATGATGTTGTGGTTATAGATAATGCTGCAGTCGACTTAGGTATTGGTATGAGTTATAGCGCCTTGGCTGTGGGATCACTAACCAGCAATATGATTGAGCCATTAGTGTTAGTTGAACAAACTCGTCGCGTAGCGACAGAGGCAAAGCTTACTGTGACACATGCTGCCTATTCTGCACCAGAAGTAGACGTTTACCTTACTTCATCTGCTGATATCTCTGATGCAACACCAGTATTAGAGGACGTGCCATTTAAGGTTTCTTCTGGGAGCATTAGCGTAACACCTGGAACTTATACTATTAGTGTCACTGTGGCTAATACTAAAGATGTCGCAATTGGGCCTTTAGAAGTCACATTAGGAGCCTCGGGTATATATGGTGTGGCAGCTGTTGATAATGTCGGTGGCGGAGCGCCATTTGGGGTTATTTTATTAGACGACTTCACTGCAATGTAA
- a CDS encoding DUF805 domain-containing protein, whose product MDYFIGALKKYADFTGRARRKEYWMFILVYMIINIVFAVIGLDTISAIVSLALLVPSLSIAARRLHDTGRSGWWQLILLIPIIGLIVLIVFLAQDSHDANDYGINPKSGVPA is encoded by the coding sequence ATGGATTATTTTATAGGCGCGTTAAAAAAATATGCTGATTTCACTGGTCGAGCACGAAGAAAAGAATATTGGATGTTTATACTTGTTTATATGATTATCAATATTGTTTTTGCTGTAATTGGTTTGGATACCATTTCAGCGATAGTGAGTCTTGCACTGCTAGTCCCAAGTCTCAGCATTGCAGCAAGAAGGCTGCATGATACTGGTCGTTCTGGGTGGTGGCAATTAATACTATTAATTCCAATTATTGGTTTAATTGTGCTAATTGTTTTTCTAGCTCAAGATAGCCATGATGCAAATGATTACGGTATTAATCCTAAATCAGGTGTACCAGCATAA
- a CDS encoding fasciclin domain-containing protein, whose amino-acid sequence MLKKFITTLALIVASLSFTSVAYAEHHGMKKDIVDVAAENGSFNTLVAAIKAAGLVDTLKGEGPFTVFAPTDEAFAKLADGTVESLLKPENKDKLATILTYHVVAGKVMAADVVKLDSASTVQGQMVIIKAKYGNVMVNNAKVIMTDVKASNGVIHVIDTVLLPK is encoded by the coding sequence ATGTTAAAGAAATTTATTACAACACTCGCCCTTATTGTTGCCAGTTTATCATTCACCTCTGTTGCTTATGCCGAACATCATGGTATGAAAAAAGACATTGTCGATGTAGCAGCTGAAAATGGATCTTTCAATACGCTTGTTGCTGCAATCAAAGCAGCAGGACTTGTTGATACACTAAAAGGTGAAGGTCCATTTACGGTATTCGCACCGACAGATGAAGCTTTTGCTAAGTTAGCAGATGGGACCGTCGAGTCGCTACTGAAACCAGAAAACAAAGATAAACTTGCGACAATTTTAACATATCATGTTGTTGCAGGAAAAGTGATGGCTGCTGATGTCGTTAAACTAGACAGCGCATCAACAGTTCAGGGACAAATGGTTATCATTAAAGCAAAATACGGCAATGTAATGGTAAATAACGCAAAAGTTATCATGACAGACGTAAAGGCGAGCAACGGTGTGATCCACGTGATTGATACTGTACTACTGCCTAAGTAA